The proteins below come from a single Eucalyptus grandis isolate ANBG69807.140 chromosome 3, ASM1654582v1, whole genome shotgun sequence genomic window:
- the LOC104439344 gene encoding TMV resistance protein N-like encodes MRQRKQAEFTEASTPTMSKRPRPDLLEELFELQSEECGSEETLLPSTRQRKGAEFTNTSTPTILKRPRPDLLEELFELQSEEGESEETLLLPTTRQRQRAEFTEASAPTMSKRPRPDLLDELFELQSEEGESEQTLLLPSTRQRKRAEFSETSIPTMLKQARPDLLEELFELQSGEGKSKANFLLPSSDSLEKINVPLESSANSWPSASSTSVIGNNYHIFLSFRGPDTRKSFVDHLYHRLKDVGLVFHPNFLFRDDENLPFGKDIAANLLNAIKCSKVSIPIISENYAASKWCLRELIHIMECKESRGQIVLPVLYKVKPQDVQHLGGSFGEAFRMHEHHFDEEVKQQGPTALKRALDLRVFESEKFADGCEGELVNKLVEIIVHKQQHDFQPHLPMNLVGIDNRVAEVMKLVDIACPDTRIIGIWGMGGIGKTTLATIIYNKLFNKFKCHSFLRDIRETIKSKGMEYVQSLMISDITKNPKSGVRDSKTGITMIRSSCEKKVLILLDDVDHRDHLDNLIGDCNFKSGSRIIITCRDKALLKFEYKMYELKEMNRKESFLLFSRYAFEEEQLPTNLATLSSDIVATTGGLPLALMVIGSLLNGVKDQMVWRETLEKLRNAPDEIVQGKLKISYDTLTYKEKHIFLDIACFFIGTDKIIATYLWEDLKFFPITGLRVLINRSLIKIDEENRLRMHDQLRDLGRAIARPEDVKPWHWSRPWDVETMTILGHKEENENIEALCLDEGGSREFMKRESFKKMPSLKFLYLKDVEFDGDFEGSLAELRWLKWERCPVSFKATNVHLEKLVILDLSGDYSSRNHISENWRGWSSIKMERLKVLNLSGCLNLISTPSLSTLKNLEMLILEDCLNIKKIDPSIGDVKCLISLNLDNCQSLEKLPEQLGELEDLEELLLDNTPMKEIPPFIGSLKKLKRLRARHLIIFSLGQIPSSIGQLGELVELNLLGTNIEELPESIGELNKLKILRISHSHIKWLPSSIGKLRSLEELNADRCLHLEGQIHVDKGGLSSLKTLCLRHTKISSLPENLDQLSSLECLDLYDCCELQSLPKPPFSLSFLGLTCRSNELPPLSHLKHLKELNLGRCKSLQSIPELPSSIRTLDVWGCPKLEWLPNLSNLEFLSELLLEDCNEMKKLDGLEALKSLEGLHISGHKHIQVLDLSKSEHLKKLIVWECKSLVEICCPSKFLEFFNADGCESLKILPEFLPHDGP; translated from the exons CCTCCTTGACGAATTGTTTGAATTACAGTCGGAGGAGGGTGAGAGCGAAcagactcttcttcttccctcgaCCAGACAACGCAAGCGAGCTGAATTCTCCGAAACTTCGATTCCGACCATGTTGAAGCAAGCAAGACCCGACCTCCTTGAAGAATTGTTTGAATTACAGTCAGGGGAGGGCAAGAGCAAAgcgaattttcttcttccctcttcggACTCACTGGAGAAGATCAATGTGCCGTTGGAGTCCAGCGCGAATTCTTGGCCATCTGCTTCATCCACCTCTGTGATTGGAAACAATTATCACATATTCCTGAGTTTTAGAGGCCCTGATACTCGCAAAAGCTTCGTCGATCACCTCTACCATAGACTCAAAGACGTGGGCCTAGTGTTCCATCCAAACTTTTTGTTCAGAGATGATGAGAACCTCCCCTTTGGCAAGGATATTGCTGCAAATCTCCTCAATGCAATCAAGTGCTCTAAGGTTTCGATCCCAatcatttctgaaaattatGCTGCTAGCAAATGGTGCCTCCGCGAGCTCATTCATATTATGGAGTGCAAGGAAAGTAGAGGACAAATAGTCTTGCCTGTGCTTTACAAGGTAAAACCCCAGGATGTGCAGCACCTAGGGGGCAGCTTTGGAGAGGCCTTTCGAATGCATGAGCATCATTTTGATGAGGAGGTCAAGCAGCAAGGGCCGACAGCTCTAAAAAGAGCACTTGATCTTAGAGTATTCGAATCAGAGAAATTTGCTGATGG GTGTGAAGGGGAATTAGTAAATAAACTCGTAGAAATAATAGTGCACAAACAGCAACATGATTTTCAACCACATCTTCCCATGAATCTGGTTGGAATTGATAATCGTGTGGCTGAGGTCATGAAGTTGGTGGATATTGCTTGCCCAGACACTCGAATTATTGGGATTTGGGGGATGGGTGGCATCGGTAAGACAACTCTGGCTACGATCATTTATAATAAgctttttaacaaatttaaatgCCACAGCTTTCTCCGGGATATTAGAGAAACAATTAAAAGCAAGGGCATGGAGTATGTCCAATCTCTAATGATATCGGATAtaacaaaaaatcctaaaagtGGAGTGCGTGATTCCAAGACAGGGATTACAATGATCCGATCAAGTTGTGAAAAGAAGGTActtattcttcttgatgatgtaGATCATCGAGACCACCTTGATAATTTGATTGGAGATTGCAATTTCAAGTCAggaagtaggatcattattACATGTCGAGATAAGGCCCTCTTGAAGTTTGAATATAAAATGTATGAACTCAAAGAAATGAACCGCAAAGAATCTTTCCTTCTATTTAGTAGATATGCATTTGAAGAGGAACAACTTCCCACAAATCTCGCAACTCTTTCTAGTGATATTGTTGCCACCACAGGAGGGCTTCCCTTAGCCCTAATGGTTATAGGTTCACTTCTCAATGGAGTAAAAGATCAAATGGTGTGGAGAGAGACGCTCGAGAAATTGAGGAATGCACCTGATGAGATTGTACAAGGAAAATTGAAGATAAGTTACGATACATTAACATATAAGGAGAAACATATATTTCTAGACATtgcatgttttttcattggaaCTGACAAAATAATTGCTACTTACTTGTGGGAGGATCTCAAATTTTTCCCAATAACCGGATTGCGAGTACTGATTAACcgttcattaataaaaattgatgaagAGAATCGATTGAGaatgcatgatcaattaagaGATCTAGGTAGAGCTATCGCCCGTCCAGAAGATGTGAAGCCTTGGCATTGGAGCAGACCATGGGACGTGGAAACCATGACAATACTAGGACACAAG gaggaaaatgaaaatattgaggCACTATGTTTGGATGAAGGGGGCTCTAGAGAGTTCATGAAGCGAGAGAGCTTCAAAAAAATGCCTAGCTTGAAGTTCCTTTACCTGAAGGATGTGGAATTTGATGGAGATTTCGAAGGATCACTTGCTGAATTAAGATGGCTAAAGTGGGAGAGATGTCCTGTCTCTTTCAAGGCAACCAACGTTCATTTGGAGAAATTAGTCATACTTGATTTATCAGGTGATTACAGTAGTAGAAACCATATTAGTGAAAATTGGAGAGGATGGAGTTCAATTAAG ATGGAGAGGTTGAAAGTTCTCAATCTTTCAGGTTGCTTAAATTTAATAAGCACCCCTAGTCTCtccacattaaaaaatttagagatgctAATCCTGGAAGATTGtcttaatataaagaaaattgaCCCTTCCATCGGAGATGTCAAGTGCCTCATTTCCTTGAACTTGGACAATTGTCAAAGTCTCGAGAAGTTACCCGAACAACTAGGTGAACTAGAAGATTTGGAGGAACTTTTGTTAGACAACACTCCGATGAAAGAAATCCCTCCATTTATAGGATCATTGAAAAAGCTGAAGAGGCTTCGTGCACGTCAcctaataattttttcattaggACAGATCCCTTCTTCAATTGGTCAGTTGGGAGAGTTGGTAGAACTAAACTTATTAGGTACAAATATTGAGGAATTACCCGAATCCATTGGggaattgaacaaattgaaaattctgagGATTTCTCATAGCCACATAAAATGGTTACCGAGCTCTATTGGAAAATTGCGAAGCCTTGAAGAGCTCAATGCCGATAGATGCCTTCACCTGGAAGGACAAATTCATGTTGATAAAGGTGGATTGTCTTCTCTAAAGACCCTTTGTTTACGTCATACAAAAATTTCTAGCTTGCCGGAAAACTTAGATCAGCTTTCTTCTCTCGAGTGCCTCGATTTATATGACTGTTGCGAGCTTCAGTCACTCCCAAAACCTCCTTTTAGCTTATCATTCCTAGGGCTCACCTGTCGGAGTAATGAGCTGCCACCGCTCTCTCACCTGAAGCATCTAAAGGAGCTCAACCTTGGGCGTTGCAAGTCTCTTCAAAGCATCCCAGAGCTTCCCTCCTCCATACGGACACTTGATGTTTGGGGATGTCCCAAATTGGAATGGTTGCCAAATCTttccaatttggaatttttgtcgGAATTATTGCTCGAGGATTGCAATGagatgaagaaattggatggaCTGGAAGCTTTAAAATCCCTAGAAGGGTTGCATATCTCTGGGCACAAGCACATTCAAGTACTGGACCTTTCAAAGTCGGAGCATCTAAAGAAGTTGATTGTTTGGGAGTGCAAAAGCTTAGTTGAAATTTGCTGCCCTAGTAAATTCCTGGAGTTCTTTAATGCGGATGGCTGCGAGTCACTCAAGATATTACCAGAATTTTTACCACACGACGGGCCATGA